CTGGACGCCGATGGCGCGACCGTCACCGTCACCGTGCCGTACGGCGTCGACGCGGTGCTGGAGGTCGACGGCGGCACGATCCCGCTCCCTGCGGAGACCTCCACGCACATCCTTCAGCTCGACCGGGCGGTGGTCCGCGCCTGAGAACGCGGGCGGTGCATCAGCCCGGCCGACGTCGCTCCGCGAGCTGGCGCTCGATGCGCTCGAGTGTTGCGATGAGCGTGTCCCGCGTCCCGTCGTCGAGGATCCCGTCGAGCATCGCGCTCCACGTCGCATCGAGGCGATCGAGGTTCGCCGCGGCGCGCTCGGTGGGGTGGAGCCTGATCGAACGGGCATCGTGCTCGTCGTGCTCGCGACGGATGAACCCCTTGGCCTCGAGGCTGCGCAGGGCACGACTGAAGTTGCTGGGCTGCAGCAGCGTCGCCGCCGCGGCCGCGCCCGCGGTCGTGCCGGGATTGCGGTCGACGTAGCGCAGCACCGTGGTCTCGAGAGGCGTCGGCCCCGCTGCGGCCCCATCGTCGTACAGGCTCAGCTGGCGCGACACCGCCAGGATCAGGTCGGCCAGGGAGAAGAGCGGCGACATCCTTGTGTGCTCCATGGAACGATCGTATATCCTTGTCGTTCGATAGTTAACGAATGATAAAAATATATATGACCGACGTGACGCCACGATCCGGAATCCCACCCCTGCTGCTCGTGGTGCTGGCTCTGCTGGCGAGCGTTGCGCCGTTCTCCACCGACCTGTATCTGCCGGCGTTCCCCCTGATGGCCGCAGACCTCGACACGTCGGCGACCGCCATCCAGCTCACCCTCACGAGCTTCCTGGTGGGCCTCGCCATCGGACAGCTCGTCTTCGGTCCGCTGTCGGACCGCCTCGGGCGTCGCGGTCCGCTTCTGGTGGGAGCGGTCCTCTTCGCCGCCGCGAGCGTCGCCGCCGTGTTCGCGCCCTCGATCGAGTTCCTGATCGCGGCGCGGTTCCTGCAGGGGCTGAGCGGTGCGGCCGGGATGGTGCTGGGTCGTGCGGTGATCGCAGACCGCGAGCGCGGGGATGCCGCCGCCCGTGCGTTCAGCCTCATGATGATTGTGGGCGGGATCGCGCCGATCATCGCCCCGCTGGCGGGAAGCCTCGTCGTCGACGTCCTCGGCTGGCGCGGGATCCTGGCCGTCCTCGCCGCACTCGCCGTCGCGATGCTGCTCGCATCCTGGTTCGTCGTCGAGGAGTCCCTTCCCCGCGAGCGCCGCGGCCGGGGAGCCGCCGGCGGGTTCCGCGCCCTCGGATCGCTTGGCTACGCGGGTCCGGCTGCGACCTTCGTTCTCGGTTTCGCGGCGATGATGGCTTACATCTCGGCGTCGCCGTTCCTGTACCAGGAGGTCATGGGACTGGACGCGGTCGTCTACGGCGTCCTGTTCGGCGTCAACGCGCTCGGTCTCGCCGCGGCCAGCGCCCTGGCGACCCGGCTGCTGCGCACGATCCCGGCGCGCGGCGTCCTCGGGATGGGCGTTGCGGGCCTCATCGGCGCGACCGGCGTGCTGTTCGTCCTGTCCGTGTCCGGCGCGCCCGCCGGCTGGATGGCCGTCCCGATCTTCGTCGCGGTCTCTTCGCTCGGCTTCGTGATGGGCCCGGCAACCGCTCTCGCGCTGGCGGCTGTCCCGACCGCGGTCGGAACGGGCTCGGCCGTGCTCGGCGCGGGTCAGTTCGGGCTCGGGGCGCTCGTGTCGCCCCTCGTGAGCCTCGAGGTTGGGAACGCGACGCTGCCGCTCGCGATCGTGATGCTCGTTCTCGCGCTGCTCGCGGGGGCCGCGCACCTGGCCGGACGAGCTGCCTCGCCTCAGGCGGCGGAGAAGGCGGCAGGTGCGGATGCGGCGGACTCGGGGGCGAACCGGCACGTGAAAGTGTGCGTGCCGGATGCCACCTCGATGGGAGCCGAGCCGTCGGGCAGCTGAACGGTCGCCTCGGTCGACGGCGGCACGACGACCTCGAGCGCGAAGTCCTCGCCGTCGAGCGTCCACGACACGGCGGCGCGGCCGTACGGCGTCTCGTGCGAGGCGCGCGCCCACGTCAGCTCGGGCGTCGGCACCGGCGCGATGCGCAGGCGACGGTACCCGGGGGCATCCGGGGCGAGGCCTGCGACCCGGCGGTGCAGGAAGTCCGCGATCGCGCCGAAAGCGTAGTGGTTGAACGAGGTCATCTCGCCCGGGTTGATCGAGCCGTCGGGGAGCATGGAGTTCCAGCGCTCCCAGATCGTCGTCGCTCCCATCGTCACGGCGTACAGCCAGGAGGGGCACTCCTGCTGCAGCAGCAGGCGCCACGCGGTCGCGGCATGGCCGGTGTCGGCCAGCGCGTCGCACACGACGGGGGTGCCGAGGAAGCCCGAGCCGACGTGGAAGCCGTCGGCAGCCACCTGGTCGGCCAGCAGGGAGCCTGCGTGCTGGCGCTGGTCGGGCAGCAGGAGGTCGAACGCAATGCCGAGTGCATACGCGGTCTGTGACGGGAACGCCGCGCGGCCGGACGGTGTGACGTACTCGGTGCGGAAGCGCGTCGCGGCTCGGTCGAACAGGCCGTCGTACCTCGCTGCGGCGGACTCGTCGCCCAGCAGCAGGGCGGTGTCGCGCACGATGCGCGCCGAGCGTGCGAGGTACGCCGTCGCCACCGCCTGCCACGGCAGTCGCGCCGCCCACGGCTGGTCGTCGGGTGCGGCCGAGTCGAGCCAGTCGCCGAACGAGAAGCCGCCGCCCGGGAAGTCGATCTCGTCGCCGGCGCGCGCAGCGAAGAAGTCGGTCCACGAAGTCATCGACGCCCACTGGCGGCGGAGGATGCCGACATCGCCGTACCGCTCGTACAGCGTCCAGGGCACGACGGTGGCGGCGTCGCCCCAGCCCGCCTCGGCGCCGAGCGGCGGCAGGTGCGGGTCGACCTCGGCCCACGGGACGTACACCGGCACATTGCCCTCGGCGGTCTGGTCGGCGGCGAGGTCGGCGAGCCAGCCGGTGAGCATCCCCGACGTGTCGTAGAGGAACGAGGCGGTCGGCGCGAAGACCTGCAGGTCGCCGGTCCAGCCGAGTCGTTCGTCTCGCTGCGGGCAGTCGGTCGGGACGTCGAGGAAGTTGCCCCGCATCCCCCACACGACGTTCTCGTGCAGGCGCGTGAGCAGGGGATCGGATGCCTCGAACGCGCCGAGCCGGCGCATGTCGGTGTGGACGACGACGGCTTCGAGGTCGTCGAGCGTGAGCTCTCCGGGCCACCCCTCGACCTCGGCGTAGCGGAAGCCGTGGAAGGTGAACGCCGGCTCCCACGTGAAGGCCCCGCCCGCGATGACCACCTCGTCGGTCGCCTTCGCGCGGCGCAGCGGGCGGGTCCCGAGTTCGCCGTCCTCGAGGACCTCGGCGTGGCGCAGCGTGATCGTCGTCCCCGGTTCGCCCGCGGGGACCCGCACGCGCAGGCGTCCCACGAGGTTCTGACCGAAGTCGACGAGCGTGCGCCCCGCCGGCGACGTCGTGATCGCGACAGGGCGCACCGACGCGGTTCGCCGCACGGCGGGACCATCGGGTGCGACGACCGTGGCGGGGTCGAGGTCGACGACCGACACGGGTCGCCATGCCGAGTCGTCGAAGCCGGGCTCGCTCCAGCCTGCGACGGCGCGGCGGGCGTCGAACGTCTCGCCCATGTACAGGTCCGCGCGGGTCACCGGGCCGGGCGCCCAGCGCCACGTGCCGTCGGTGCCGAACACGGCGAGCGAGCCGTCCTCATGCTCGACCTCGAGCTGCACGAGCGCGGCGGTGCGGTCGCCGTATGTGTCGCGCAGCCCGCCGAAGCCGAGGAAACCGCGATACCAGCCGTCGGCCAGGTGGACGCCGAGGGCGTTGACGCCCTCGCGCACCTGATCCGTGACGTCCCACGTGCGGTAGCGCAGGCGGTTCACGTAGCTCGTCCAGCCCGGGTGCAGCACGTCTTCGCCGACGGTCTCCCCGTTGAGGTGCAAGGTCATGACGCCGTGGGCGGTGGCCCGGATGCGGGCGCGACGGATGCCGCTGCCCAGCGTCGCCTCGCCGCGCAACAGCATCGCCGGCTCGCCGTCGTCGCCGGGGGCGGGCAGTCCGGGTGCGACCAGCGATGCGGTCCAGAGCGCGGGATCGGTCAGCCCCGTCTCGAGGGCGGTCGGGTCACTCCACGCGCTCGCGGCATCGTCCGGGCCCCACACACGTACTCGCACCGATCGCCGCGCGCGGCTGGGCAGGGCTTCGACCGGCCAGTCGACGAGGACCTGCGCGTCCGAGTCGACTCGCCCGCTGGTGAACGTCTCGGTGCCGGCCTCCGGGACCGAGACCTCGATCTCATAGGCGCGTTGACGCCACCCGGCTTCGTCGGTGTCCACGACCCAGGACAGGCGGGGGTGGCTCTCGCCGATGCCGAGGGGCTCGCGATGGTGCTCGATCGTGACAGGGCGGACGGCTGCGGTCATGGTGTCCTCAGGGAGGGTGCGGGTGGATCAGATGGGGTCGACGAGGAAGCCGTTGATGTGGCGGCGGCTGTCTTCGGCCATGTCGACGTCGAGGTCGTCGAGCCAGAGGAGCCCCAGCCCCTCGATGATGGCGAGGGTGCTCAGCGCGGCCGCGCGCGGAGAGACCCCTTCGAGCAGTCCGCCGTCGGCGCCGACTTCTTGGAAGGCGGCCGTGACGGCATCGGCGATGCGGTGGAAGCGCTCGGCGAAGTACGGGCGCGCGGGGTGTTCGGGGTCCGTCGCCTCGGCGGCCAGGATCGAGTACAGCTGAACGACACCGCGCTGGTCAGCCTGCGTGCGCGAGATCTCGACGAGGCCGGCGAGGAAGTCGCGGCCGTGGAGGTCTTCGAGGCTGTGCTCGGCGCGCGCGTCGCGGCGCTCGAGGACCGCGCGCAGCAGCGCCATCTTTCCGCCCGAGAAGTGGTGGAGCACACCGGTCTGCGTCATGCCGACGGCCTTGGCGATCTCGTTGACGGAGCTCGCGGAATAGCCGCTCTTCGCGAACACCGCGAAGGCTGCGTCGAGGATCTGCTCGCGCCGCTCTGCGCTCTTGCGGTACTCGCCTCTGGGTCCGGCCATCGCCTCAGCGTATGTCGCCCAGATGAAAATATGCAAGCCTCAATATTTTCGTGCTAGCGTGTCCCCCGTCCTCAGGAGGGGGCACGTTCGAAGACGATCGAGGACGGATGCCATGACCAACACATTCCCCGACGACTTCCTCTGGGGAGTCGCCGTCGCCGGGCACCAGAACGAGGGCGGCAACGCCGACAGCGACATCTGGTTCCTCGAGAACGTCGAGCCGAGCCTGTTCATGGAGCGGTCCGGCGACGCATGCCGCGCCTACGACCTGTGGCCGGATGACCTCGACCGCGTCGCGGGCCTCGGGCTGAATGCCTTCCGCTTCTCCGTCGAGTGGGCCCGCATCGAGCCCGCTCGGGGTGAGGTCTCTCAGGAGGCGCTCGACCACTATGAGCAGGTCGTGGACGGATGCCTCGAACGCGGTCTCGCCCCGATCGTGACGTTCAGCCACTTCGCGGCTCCGCACTGGTTCGCCGCATCCGCCTCGTGGCTGGCCGCAGACGCCCCGCAGCTGTTCGCCGACCAGTGCGATCGGGTGATGGCGCGTATCGGCGATCGGATCGCCGCCGGGGTCACGCTCAACGAGCCGAACCTCGAGCAGCTGCTGCAGGACAAGCTCCCGCCGCACGTCGAGCAGATCAAGCTCGACATGCTGGCGGCCGCCGCACGGGCGGCCGGCAGCGAGAGCTACTACGCCGCGAACGTCATCCCCGCGAGCGCGCAGGTGGAGTTCCGGGATGCGTTCACGGTGGTGCACCGCACCGCGAAGGCCGCCATCAAGGCGCGGCGCGCCGACCTGTCGGTCGGCGTCTCGATCGCCATCAGCGACGAGGTCGCCCTCCCCGGCGGCGAGGATCGCCGCGATGAGCGACGCGCGCGCGTCTACGACCACTGGCTCGAGGTCGCGCGCGACGATGACTTCATCGGCGTGCAGAACTACGAGCGCACCTACCACGGCCCCGACGGCGAGGTCATCCCCGAAGGGGAGCGCAACGGCATGGGCACGGTCATCGAGCCCGGCTCGCTCGCCGGCGCTGTCCACTACGCGCACGAGAAGTCCGGGGTGCCGGTCTTCGTCACCGAGCACGGCCTGCAGAGCCCCGACGACGCCCAGCGGGCCGCGTTCATCCCGGCTGCCCTCGACCTGCTCGCCGACGAGATCGCGTCGGGCACGCCGGTGCTGGGGTACTGCCACTGGACGCTCATGGACAACTTCGAGTGGATCTTCGGGTACGGCCCCAAGCTTGGATTGTTCGAGGTCGACCGCGAGGCGATGGTGCGAACCGCCAAGCCGAGTGCGGGGGCGTACGCGGAGTATGTCCGAGCGCAGGCCAGCGTGCGGAGCTGACCCGGATCGTCGCCCTGCGGCGGCCGCGGTGCTTACGCGCCGCGGTCGCCGCGCCACAGGCGATCGGTGATCGCCTGGACGTCGCGGTCGAGGTGGTCCATGCGCTTCTCGAGCCCGTCGAAGCGGGCGTGCAGCCCGGCGACTTCGCCCCGCAGGCCGCCGATCTCGCCGCGCAGGCCGCCGATCTCGCCGAGCATCTCGGCCCGCAGGCCGCCGATCTGGGCGCCGACCTCGCTGCGCAGGCCGCCGATCTCGCTGCCGACCTCGCCGCGCAGGCCGCCGATCTCGCTGCCGACTTCGCCGCGCAGGCCGCCGATCTCGGCACGCAATCCGCCCACCTCGGCGCGGATGACCCGGCTCAGGCTCGTGATGACCACCGTGAACCCGCCGAGGATCGCCGCGGCGAACACGCCGATGAGCGTCCAGATCTGCGGGTCGTTCATGTCCACTCCCTCATTGTCGCCCTCGGGGTCGAGGTTGTCACGGGCTGCCAAGGTCGGGTCTTCCGGATGGGCGTCTGTGGAGCACGCGCGGTCCGCTCCGGCTGGGGAGGAGGCGAGCGATCCCTTGACCATTCCTTTAAGCGGAATGTATATTCCTGTTCTGTGAAGACTCTGCCATCGCAGCTGACGCCCTTCGTGCGTTCCGATGCGGTCGGGGCCCTGCTCGCCGAGACGCTCGGCCACCCCGACGCGGAGTTCACGCTGTCCGCACTCGGCCGGCTGACCGGGGTGAGCGGGCCGGTGGTCCATCGCGAGGTCACGCGCCTCGTCGACGCGGCCGTGCTGCAGGACCGGATGGAGGGGCGCAATCGCCTCGTGCGCGCGAACCCCGAGCATCCGCTCTACGCACCGATGCGCGAGATCATCGCGGCGACGTACGGGCCGGTTCCAGTCCTGCGCGCCGCGTTCGACGGCGTCGACGGCGCCGAGCATGTGTACATCTACGGGTCGTGGGCGGCCCGCCGCGGCGGCGAAGCCGGGCCGTTCCCCAACGACGTCGATGTGCTGGTCGTCGGAGACGTCCCCCGCCGGACGCTCAGCGCCATCGCGGGGGAGGCGAGC
This region of Microbacterium thalassium genomic DNA includes:
- a CDS encoding MarR family winged helix-turn-helix transcriptional regulator, whose amino-acid sequence is MEHTRMSPLFSLADLILAVSRQLSLYDDGAAAGPTPLETTVLRYVDRNPGTTAGAAAAATLLQPSNFSRALRSLEAKGFIRREHDEHDARSIRLHPTERAAANLDRLDATWSAMLDGILDDGTRDTLIATLERIERQLAERRRPG
- a CDS encoding multidrug effflux MFS transporter, which translates into the protein MTDVTPRSGIPPLLLVVLALLASVAPFSTDLYLPAFPLMAADLDTSATAIQLTLTSFLVGLAIGQLVFGPLSDRLGRRGPLLVGAVLFAAASVAAVFAPSIEFLIAARFLQGLSGAAGMVLGRAVIADRERGDAAARAFSLMMIVGGIAPIIAPLAGSLVVDVLGWRGILAVLAALAVAMLLASWFVVEESLPRERRGRGAAGGFRALGSLGYAGPAATFVLGFAAMMAYISASPFLYQEVMGLDAVVYGVLFGVNALGLAAASALATRLLRTIPARGVLGMGVAGLIGATGVLFVLSVSGAPAGWMAVPIFVAVSSLGFVMGPATALALAAVPTAVGTGSAVLGAGQFGLGALVSPLVSLEVGNATLPLAIVMLVLALLAGAAHLAGRAASPQAAEKAAGADAADSGANRHVKVCVPDATSMGAEPSGS
- a CDS encoding glycoside hydrolase family 78 protein produces the protein MTAAVRPVTIEHHREPLGIGESHPRLSWVVDTDEAGWRQRAYEIEVSVPEAGTETFTSGRVDSDAQVLVDWPVEALPSRARRSVRVRVWGPDDAASAWSDPTALETGLTDPALWTASLVAPGLPAPGDDGEPAMLLRGEATLGSGIRRARIRATAHGVMTLHLNGETVGEDVLHPGWTSYVNRLRYRTWDVTDQVREGVNALGVHLADGWYRGFLGFGGLRDTYGDRTAALVQLEVEHEDGSLAVFGTDGTWRWAPGPVTRADLYMGETFDARRAVAGWSEPGFDDSAWRPVSVVDLDPATVVAPDGPAVRRTASVRPVAITTSPAGRTLVDFGQNLVGRLRVRVPAGEPGTTITLRHAEVLEDGELGTRPLRRAKATDEVVIAGGAFTWEPAFTFHGFRYAEVEGWPGELTLDDLEAVVVHTDMRRLGAFEASDPLLTRLHENVVWGMRGNFLDVPTDCPQRDERLGWTGDLQVFAPTASFLYDTSGMLTGWLADLAADQTAEGNVPVYVPWAEVDPHLPPLGAEAGWGDAATVVPWTLYERYGDVGILRRQWASMTSWTDFFAARAGDEIDFPGGGFSFGDWLDSAAPDDQPWAARLPWQAVATAYLARSARIVRDTALLLGDESAAARYDGLFDRAATRFRTEYVTPSGRAAFPSQTAYALGIAFDLLLPDQRQHAGSLLADQVAADGFHVGSGFLGTPVVCDALADTGHAATAWRLLLQQECPSWLYAVTMGATTIWERWNSMLPDGSINPGEMTSFNHYAFGAIADFLHRRVAGLAPDAPGYRRLRIAPVPTPELTWARASHETPYGRAAVSWTLDGEDFALEVVVPPSTEATVQLPDGSAPIEVASGTHTFTCRFAPESAASAPAAFSAA
- a CDS encoding TetR/AcrR family transcriptional regulator, translating into MAGPRGEYRKSAERREQILDAAFAVFAKSGYSASSVNEIAKAVGMTQTGVLHHFSGGKMALLRAVLERRDARAEHSLEDLHGRDFLAGLVEISRTQADQRGVVQLYSILAAEATDPEHPARPYFAERFHRIADAVTAAFQEVGADGGLLEGVSPRAAALSTLAIIEGLGLLWLDDLDVDMAEDSRRHINGFLVDPI
- a CDS encoding family 1 glycosylhydrolase; the encoded protein is MTNTFPDDFLWGVAVAGHQNEGGNADSDIWFLENVEPSLFMERSGDACRAYDLWPDDLDRVAGLGLNAFRFSVEWARIEPARGEVSQEALDHYEQVVDGCLERGLAPIVTFSHFAAPHWFAASASWLAADAPQLFADQCDRVMARIGDRIAAGVTLNEPNLEQLLQDKLPPHVEQIKLDMLAAAARAAGSESYYAANVIPASAQVEFRDAFTVVHRTAKAAIKARRADLSVGVSIAISDEVALPGGEDRRDERRARVYDHWLEVARDDDFIGVQNYERTYHGPDGEVIPEGERNGMGTVIEPGSLAGAVHYAHEKSGVPVFVTEHGLQSPDDAQRAAFIPAALDLLADEIASGTPVLGYCHWTLMDNFEWIFGYGPKLGLFEVDREAMVRTAKPSAGAYAEYVRAQASVRS
- a CDS encoding ArsR family transcriptional regulator; this encodes MKTLPSQLTPFVRSDAVGALLAETLGHPDAEFTLSALGRLTGVSGPVVHREVTRLVDAAVLQDRMEGRNRLVRANPEHPLYAPMREIIAATYGPVPVLRAAFDGVDGAEHVYIYGSWAARRGGEAGPFPNDVDVLVVGDVPRRTLSAIAGEASDQLAVPVNITRASREDWDAAEPPPFLRTVRSRPFVDVMTGAVHGG